The genomic interval aaacactaTTTATTTTACCCATCGACAATTAATTAAGACATATAACAATCTCAATTAGttaattctattttgttttatatttacaGTTAATTTTATTGTATAACTTATAGCGTACTAGTTTAGTCTattgttaattaaaaataataataaataaatagtcaaGTATACATATGTTTAGTATCTATTTTTCTCCCTAGAATTGATGTTGACCCATCAGGTATTATGTTTTATAAAAGCCTAAAAAAAAGTCTTCTAAAAAAActattatgatttatttttcttttattggctaattttaatatttgctaCTAAAGTTGCAAATAGATAGAatttaaagtgatttttttataataatttcgAGGGGGAAGATTGAATCTTTAACCTCTAAAATATTAGAGAACTAAACTCGCTTCAAcgcaaaatggtattttttaatctaaaataaaaaaacaacccAACATTAAAAAACtacaaataatattaattagcttttacatataaCTAGCCCATGCACATGAAATTTATATTCTTTCTTTTAGTACATAGAAAAAGGTCAAAAGACATTCTAATAATGAAATAGCAttttacattgttttatatttattaaagtttaaatGGCAAAGATATAATTCTTCACTCaaacatatttttatcaataaattgaaatattttatatttatattctaaATCACATCCATATACAAAAAAATACACCATTTTATCATATAATCACTTCAATCCGAATAGTTGTAATAAGGCAAATGACATAACTGTCCTTTTAAACATATTCCAATGTTAAATTATGATATTTATCTTATAAAAAAGATCATAATAATTCATATAAACATCACTTCAAATGTAGTTATTTTGACTAAAATAGTTCAAacaaatgataaaataaaaattattaaaagatgTAAGGATAAAAATAAGAATGTATAAGGACAGATCAAACGAGGATAACATATGTCAATAAATTATcactatatttaatattaaaaaaaaaaccaaaagaacatatttaaggaaaaaaaaagaacatattTAAAAAGTAGAGGGGTttttgtttgtatgtttgttttgtgTTGATATTTTAAAGTTCTTATTCGTTAACGTGGGGGTTGGGGATAGAGTAAATTCACCAATTTGCCCAAATTGATTAAGACAATGCGTAAAACAGCAAATGCCCGTTGGATTGGTTTTTGTACGATACCTAAATAACCGTTTATTTACAACACTTCATTTCTTCTAGCTCTTCCATTCTTTACTAttcattccattttttttcctaattaacTTGACGCATAAGGTTAAAATTGCAACAAGTTTTAAAGTTTAgtgttaaattataatatttgaagtGCACtttaatgaaattgaaaattgataatttaaatcGATACAACTTCACaaggttaaaattaaaattgacaaGTTTTTCAAACGAAAACGATAGAATTCGTtgactaataatttaaatactcctttagtctttgtatttttaattttggtttattttgacCATTGTGCTAATGTATTCTTAACTTAGGTTCAATTTGAACTTgtaatttcaaaatgttcatttagcatttaaattttcaacttttttttttggcacttataaattttaaaacgcGATCATTTTGACTCCAAttaaaaatgagataaaaatgtaaattaattgataaaaattgtccctttttttaaaaaaaaatctaaaaaagaataataattaggtacaatttactaattctctttttttttttttacacggtaaaaataaaataaaaataattcaatctcttttaaacaaaattgagCACATGACCCATttgttttgtgattttttttctttaaaaagtagagaaaacaaaatgaataaaatcttaaaagtacagtaacaaaaaaaaaaggtatttgAATAGACAATAACGAACGGTAAAACGTtaatagtaaaagaaaaaaaaaaaatagaaagaaaaaggccgtggggggggggggggggggggggggggggggggggggggggggggggggggggggggggggggggggggaccAATTTGCCAAAAAATTtctcaaacaaaaacaaaacacaaaaacaCCATCGAGAGCCGTTGGAGGCGGAAAAGTGGGTCCCAATGCAAGCGAAATCAAGCTCATTGGGCGGTCCATAATTAATCCCAATTCTAATTACATTATCATCATAcattatacattaaattaaattaaatcaaaattaacacTCAAAATTCATCTCCTTCCTTCTGGTACTTTCTTCCCTTCTCCTTAAATACCCTTTtcccccttcttcttcctcatcacTACCACTTTCCCACTTCCATTTCTCTTCCCAAAAGCTCCAAATCAATCAAAAATGGGGAAAGACGTTGAAGTTGCAGAGCAAGGCGAATTCCAAAGCAAAGACTACCAAGACCCACCCCCCGCCCCTCTAATCGACCCTGAAGAACTCACCAAATGGTCCCTTTACAGAGCCGCCATCGCTGAGTTCATCGCCACTCTTCTCTTTCTCTACGTCACCGTTCTGACCGTCATCGGTTACTCCCACCAGAGCGACCCTTCCGTTTCTTCCGACCCCTGTAACGGTGTCGGCATCCTCGGCATCGCCTGGGCTTTCGGTGGTATGATCTTCATCCTCGTTTACTGCACTGCCGGTATCTCCGGTGGCCACATTAACCCCGCTGTCACTTTCGGTCTCTTCTTGGCTCGTAAGGTTTCTTTGGTTCGGGCTCTGTTATACATAATTGCTCAGTGCGCCGGCGCTATTTGCGGCTGTGGCTTGGTTAAAGCCTTCCAATCTGCTTATTATGTTAGATATAACGGCGGTGCTAATATGCTTAATGTTGGGTACAACAAAGGCACTGGATTAGGCGCTGAAATTATTGGAACTTTTGTTCTTGTTTACACTGTTTTCTCTGCTACTGATCCCAAGAGAAACGCCAGAGATTCCCATGTTCCCGTATGTACCCACCCACataaccattttcttttttatttttcttcttaaattaaCTTATTAACTGTTTCTTTGTCGTAATTAAAAGGTTTTGGCTCCACTCCCAATTGGGTTTGCTGTGTTCATGGTTCATTTGGCTACAATCCCCATCACTGGAACTGGAATTAACCCTGCAAGAAGCTTTGGAGCTGCTGTAATATTCAACAAAGAGAAAGCCTGGGATGACCAAGTAATTAACTAATCAATTGACTAATTGATCAATTTCGTTTTCTGTTTTAGTTTATTAATGGAGTTTTTGTTGTGTTGTACAGTGGATTTTCTGGGTTG from Benincasa hispida cultivar B227 chromosome 10, ASM972705v1, whole genome shotgun sequence carries:
- the LOC120088578 gene encoding aquaporin PIP2-7-like — translated: MGKDVEVAEQGEFQSKDYQDPPPAPLIDPEELTKWSLYRAAIAEFIATLLFLYVTVLTVIGYSHQSDPSVSSDPCNGVGILGIAWAFGGMIFILVYCTAGISGGHINPAVTFGLFLARKVSLVRALLYIIAQCAGAICGCGLVKAFQSAYYVRYNGGANMLNVGYNKGTGLGAEIIGTFVLVYTVFSATDPKRNARDSHVPVLAPLPIGFAVFMVHLATIPITGTGINPARSFGAAVIFNKEKAWDDQWIFWVGPFIGAAIAAIYHQYVLRAGAIKALGSFRSNA